The following proteins come from a genomic window of Coffea arabica cultivar ET-39 chromosome 11c, Coffea Arabica ET-39 HiFi, whole genome shotgun sequence:
- the LOC113716665 gene encoding putative receptor protein kinase ZmPK1, translating to MPIPSSSTTYTTLTKGSLLSTQDVLISSPDGIFTSGFLIVGENSYCFSIWFTEAQDGNYTVVWMANRNQPVNGKHSGLSLQDSGNLLLTDAGQFSVWTSNTKSNSSVQLKLQENGNLVLSTSDGEFLWQSFDFPTNTLLPGQLFTSETILVSSRSTTNYSSGFYKLYFDSDSVLHLRYEGPEITTVYWPDPWLNIWDAGRSSFNGSKIAVLDESGYFQSSDLLQFYTSDHGIGPLRRLVLDVDGSLRVHSLDKANGSWRVTWVHNSEPCKIHGICGTNSLCIYDPEVGRKCICIPGYRMINQMDWSYGCEPDFQVSCTNESASGFIQLLHVEYYGYDIGYFPNSSLESCKSLCLNYCECKGFQYKFDLTMGYYSCFPKTILFNGYRSQNFQDPIYIRLPALNVTTLQNSDQDFSLECKDQVTPIDRPYNKIKQDRVKSYLWCTLAVGAFEIICLLTYLFKTQWRSIARIQGYLQVATGFRKFTYAELKKASRNFSEEIGRGGSGVVYKGVLSDSRVAAIKYLKEAIQGEAEFLAEIRTIGRLNHMNLIEIWGYCAEGKHRLLVYEYMEHGSLAKNLYSDKLDWKKKYEIALGTAKGLAYLHEECLEWVLHCDVKPQNILLNSDYQPKVADFGLSKLLNRSAIDNSMFSKIRGTRGYMAPEWVFNLPITSKVDVYSYGIVVLEMITGRRSTGNHANDESNVVEPRRLVTWVKENIKGTDERASQMKDIVDPTIKGGFDMRRMGILIDVALKCAEEDKDARPTMRQVVDMLLHQDCNE from the coding sequence ATGCCTATTCCATCTTCCTCCACAACCTATACTACTTTAACGAAAGGCTCATTGCTTTCTACACAGGATGTTCTAATTTCAAGCCCAGATGGGATTTTCACTTCTGGATTTCTCATTGTTGGTGAAAATTCTTATTGCTTCTCGATATGGTTCACCGAGGCACAGGATGGAAACTACACAGTTGTTTGGATGGCCAATCGAAATCAACCTGTCAATGGAAAACATTCTGGGCTCTCTCTGCAGGATTCAGGGAATCTGTTATTGACAGATGCAGGACAGTTCAGTGTTTGGACAAGTAATACAAAATCAAACTCTTCTGTCCAATTGAAACTTCAAGAGAATGGCAATCTTGTTCTCAGCACTTCTGATGGTGAATTCCTTTGGCAAAGTTTTGACTTCCCAACCAATACACTTCTTCCAGGGCAGTTGTTTACTAGTGAGACAATTCTTGTATCTTCCAGAAGCACAACCAATTATTCTTCTGGTTTTTACAAGTTGTACTTTGATAGTGATAGTGTCCTACATCTTCGGTACGAGGGTCCTGAAATAACTACTGTATACTGGCCTGATCCATGGTTAAATATTTGGGATGCTGGGAGATCATCTTTTAATGGTAGTAAGATTGCTGTGTTAGATGAATCTGGCTATTTTCAGTCATCTGATCTGCTGCAATTTTATACATCTGATCATGGCATTGGACCATTGAGAAGATTGGTTCTTGACGTTGATGGCAGCCTTCGGGTCCACAGTCTAGATAAAGCTAATGGAAGTTGGCGAGTTACATGGGTACACAATTCTGAACCGTGCAAGATCCATGGTATTTGTGGCACCAACAGTTTATGTATCTATGATCCTGAGGTTGGAAGAAAATGCATCTGTATTCCAGGATACAGGATGATAAATCAGATGGATTGGTCTTATGGATGTGAGCCTGATTTCCAAGTCTCTTGCACTAATGAAAGTGCTTCAGGTTTTATTCAACTCCTCCATGTCGAATATTATGGATATGATATTGGCTACTTTCCTAATTCCTCCTTGGAGAGTTGTAAAAGTTTATGCCTGAATTACTGTGAATGCAAAGGGTTTCAGTACAAATTTGATCTAACAATGGGCTACTATAGTTGTTTCCCAAAGACTATTTTGTTCAATGGGTATCGTTCACAGAATTTTCAGGATCCTATTTACATAAGATTGCCTGCGCTTAATGTTACCACATTGCAGAACTCTGACCAAGATTTTAGTTTAGAGTGCAAAGACCAAGTCACACCAATAGACAGACCCTATAACAAGATAAAACAAGATCGAGTGAAGTCCTATCTTTGGTGTACTTTGGCAGTTGGAGCTTTTGAGATCATCTGcttactcacttacttgtttaaAACCCAATGGCGATCCATTGCAAGAATTCAAGGTTACCTTCAGGTTGCAACTGGATTCAGGAAATTCACCTATGCTGAGCTGAAGAAGGCATCAAGGAATTTCAGCGAAGAAATAGGACGCGGAGGAAGTGGTGTTGTATATAAAGGTGTGCTTTCAGATAGTAGAGTTGCTGCCATCAAATATCTCAAGGAAGCCATCCAGGGAGAAGCAGAATTTCTCGCAGAAATACGTACAATTGGGAGGCTCAACCACATGAATTTGATAGAAATTTGGGGATACTGTGCTGAGGGGAAACATAGGCTTTTGGTGTATGAATACATGGAGCATGGTTCACTAGCGAAAAATCTTTATTCAGATAAACTTGATTGGAAAAAGAAGTATGAAATTGCTCTTGGTACAGCAAAGGGACTTGCTTACTTGCATGAAGAGTGCTTAGAATGGGTTTTGCATTGTGATGTGAAGCCCCAGAACATACTTTTGAACTCTGATTATCAGCCAAAGGTAGCAGATTTTGGGCTCTCTAAATTATTGAATAGAAGTGCCATTGACAATTCAATGTTCTCCAAGATTAGAGGAACTAGAGGATACATGGCACCTGAGTGGGTGTTTAATCTCCCCATCACCTCAAAAGTTGACGTTTATAGCTATGGAATTGTTGTGCTGGAAATGATAACAGGACGGAGATCCACTGGGAACCATGCCAATGATGAGAGCAATGTGGTGGAGCCAAGAAGGCTGGTCACTTGGGTAAAGGAAAACATTAAGGGAACTGATGAAAGAGCATCTCAGATGAAGGATATTGTAGACCCTACTATAAAGGGTGGCTTTGACATGAGAAGGATGGGAATTCTGATTGAC